One window of the Diospyros lotus cultivar Yz01 chromosome 12, ASM1463336v1, whole genome shotgun sequence genome contains the following:
- the LOC127787256 gene encoding ethylene-responsive transcription factor ERF023-like yields MDQQPPSSPTPSNEDDGTTSPGASAEKSCKSELRRGGTRHPVYRGVRKRQWGKWVSEIREPRKKSRIWLGSYPAPEMAARAYDVAAYCLKGRKAQLNFPDEIEVLPRPSSCTARDIQVAAAMAAKEVKKSGDDDDFWGEIELPELAESGGEAWPKSGGGTSTTTSTSTAWHNLRGGAGLGGDATWLDG; encoded by the coding sequence ATGGATCAGCAACCCCCGTCATCACCAACACCAAGCAATGAAGACGATGGCACCACGTCTCCGGGGGCCAGCGCCGAGAAGTCCTGTAAATCGGAGCTCCGTCGAGGGGGCACAAGGCACCCAGTCTACCGCGGCGTCCGGAAGCGGCAGTGGGGCAAATGGGTGTCCGAGATCCGGGAGCCCCGGAAGAAGTCGCGAATATGGCTAGGCTCCTACCCGGCTCCGGAGATGGCGGCCCGTGCGTACGACGTCGCCGCCTATTGCCTGAAAGGACGCAAGGCGCAGCTCAACTTCCCTGACGAGATTGAGGTCTTGCCCAGGCCCTCCTCTTGCACCGCCAGGGATATTCAGGTGGCAGCGGCGATGGCGGCGAAGGAGGTGAAGAAGAGCGGCGATGATGATGACTTCTGGGGTGAGATCGAGCTACCGGAGCTGGCAGAGAGCGGGGGAGAGGCTTGGCCGAAGAGCGGCGGCGGTACCAGTACTACTACTAGTACTAGTACTGCATGGCACAACTTGAGGGGGGGTGCGGGGCTGGGAGGTGATGCCACGTGGCTGGATGGCTAG
- the LOC127787705 gene encoding uncharacterized protein At4g00950-like isoform X1 produces MGSEETAEEASSTPRLPLFTVPTTVESPERSGTVTPPLHTSAAVPFRWEEEPGKPRPCTALIALPTTTTTTTSMCRLELPPRLQLVEAAAAASKMTKAPSPTTVLDGPYPPLLLLPSSSSFRFKGRGSTFGNRSPERGQLGAMVLGGKSKSKSKSKRPPEERKGSRGGLFGSSWGRKAATRLGGKGEGGGGSLVFSYSIDITDFGPGSNEEAGTGSASARMMTMKKKKKTTKTKTKTPMTRQGRSHSHLSAETEASSSSRIWPPENSLAVRGDLTMGIPPSRKRVLEIKSE; encoded by the exons atgggatCCGAGGAGACAGCAGAGGAGGCAAGTTCCACCCCAAGGCTTCCACTGTTCACCGTCCCAACAACCGTGGAGTCGCCGGAGCGTTCAGGGACGGTGACGCCGCCGCTCCACACGTCGGCTGCAGTGCCATTCCGGTGGGAGGAAGAACCCGGCAAGCCGCGGCCCTGCACCGCCCTCATCGCCCTcccaaccaccaccaccaccaccaccagcaTGTGCCGCCTGGAGCTGCCTCCAAGGCTGCAGCTTGTGGAGGcggccgccgccgcctccaAAATGACCAAAGCGCCCTCCCCCACCACGGTCCTGGACGGTCCCTACCCTCCGCTGCTGCTGCTTCCGTCCTCCTCTTCTTTCAGGTTCAAGGGGCGGGGGTCGACTTTTGGTAATCGTAGCCCTGAGAGAGGGCAGCTCGGTGCCATGGTTCTCGGCGGcaagagcaagagcaagagcaagagcaagaggCCGCCGGAGGAAAGAAAGGGCAGCAGGGGAGGGTTGTTTGGTTCTTCTTGGGGGCGGAAGGCAGCGACAAGACTCGGCGGCAAAGGGGAGGGTGGTGGGGGTAGTTTGGTTTTTTCGTACTCCATAGACATTACAGATTTTGGGCCTGGCTCTAATGAGGAGGCTGGTACTGGTAGTGCAAGTGCAAGGATGATgacgatgaagaagaagaagaagacgacaaagacgaagacgaagactCCAATGACAAGGCAGGGAAGGAGCCACAGCCACCTCTCTGCTGAAACTGAAGCCAGCAGCAGCTCTCGCATCTGG cCCCCAGAGAATAGCCTAGCAGTCAGAGGCGATCTAACGATGGGGATTCCGCCCTCACGTAAACGGGTGCTTGAGATCAAATCTGAGTGA
- the LOC127787705 gene encoding uncharacterized protein At4g00950-like isoform X3 — protein MGSEETAEEASSTPRLPLFTVPTTVESPERSGTVTPPLHTSAAVPFRWEEEPGKPRPCTALIALPTTTTTTTSMCRLELPPRLQLVEAAAAASKMTKAPSPTTVLDGPYPPLLLLPSSSSFRFKGRGSTFGNRSPERGQLGAMVLGGKSKSKSKSKRPPEERKGSRGGLFGSSWGRKAATRLGGKGEGGGGSLVFSYSIDITDFGPGSNEEAGTGSASARMMTMKKKKKTTKTKTKTPMTRQGRSHSHLSAETEASSSSRIWVPCPWTPGAS, from the exons atgggatCCGAGGAGACAGCAGAGGAGGCAAGTTCCACCCCAAGGCTTCCACTGTTCACCGTCCCAACAACCGTGGAGTCGCCGGAGCGTTCAGGGACGGTGACGCCGCCGCTCCACACGTCGGCTGCAGTGCCATTCCGGTGGGAGGAAGAACCCGGCAAGCCGCGGCCCTGCACCGCCCTCATCGCCCTcccaaccaccaccaccaccaccaccagcaTGTGCCGCCTGGAGCTGCCTCCAAGGCTGCAGCTTGTGGAGGcggccgccgccgcctccaAAATGACCAAAGCGCCCTCCCCCACCACGGTCCTGGACGGTCCCTACCCTCCGCTGCTGCTGCTTCCGTCCTCCTCTTCTTTCAGGTTCAAGGGGCGGGGGTCGACTTTTGGTAATCGTAGCCCTGAGAGAGGGCAGCTCGGTGCCATGGTTCTCGGCGGcaagagcaagagcaagagcaagagcaagaggCCGCCGGAGGAAAGAAAGGGCAGCAGGGGAGGGTTGTTTGGTTCTTCTTGGGGGCGGAAGGCAGCGACAAGACTCGGCGGCAAAGGGGAGGGTGGTGGGGGTAGTTTGGTTTTTTCGTACTCCATAGACATTACAGATTTTGGGCCTGGCTCTAATGAGGAGGCTGGTACTGGTAGTGCAAGTGCAAGGATGATgacgatgaagaagaagaagaagacgacaaagacgaagacgaagactCCAATGACAAGGCAGGGAAGGAGCCACAGCCACCTCTCTGCTGAAACTGAAGCCAGCAGCAGCTCTCGCATCTGG GTACCTTGCCCTTGGACACCGGGGGCCAGCTAA
- the LOC127787705 gene encoding uncharacterized protein At4g00950-like isoform X2 yields MGSEETAEEASSTPRLPLFTVPTTVESPERSGTVTPPLHTSAAVPFRWEEEPGKPRPCTALIALPTTTTTTTSMCRLELPPRLQLVEAAAAASKMTKAPSPTTVLDGPYPPLLLLPSSSSFRFKGRGSTFGNRSPERGQLGAMVLGGKSKSKSKSKRPPEERKGSRGGLFGSSWGRKAATRLGGKGEGGGGSLVFSYSIDITDFGPGSNEEAGTGSASARMMTMKKKKKTTKTKTKTPMTRQGRSHSHLSAETEASSSSRIWATIREGFKQVLPWSKKPKKEGS; encoded by the exons atgggatCCGAGGAGACAGCAGAGGAGGCAAGTTCCACCCCAAGGCTTCCACTGTTCACCGTCCCAACAACCGTGGAGTCGCCGGAGCGTTCAGGGACGGTGACGCCGCCGCTCCACACGTCGGCTGCAGTGCCATTCCGGTGGGAGGAAGAACCCGGCAAGCCGCGGCCCTGCACCGCCCTCATCGCCCTcccaaccaccaccaccaccaccaccagcaTGTGCCGCCTGGAGCTGCCTCCAAGGCTGCAGCTTGTGGAGGcggccgccgccgcctccaAAATGACCAAAGCGCCCTCCCCCACCACGGTCCTGGACGGTCCCTACCCTCCGCTGCTGCTGCTTCCGTCCTCCTCTTCTTTCAGGTTCAAGGGGCGGGGGTCGACTTTTGGTAATCGTAGCCCTGAGAGAGGGCAGCTCGGTGCCATGGTTCTCGGCGGcaagagcaagagcaagagcaagagcaagaggCCGCCGGAGGAAAGAAAGGGCAGCAGGGGAGGGTTGTTTGGTTCTTCTTGGGGGCGGAAGGCAGCGACAAGACTCGGCGGCAAAGGGGAGGGTGGTGGGGGTAGTTTGGTTTTTTCGTACTCCATAGACATTACAGATTTTGGGCCTGGCTCTAATGAGGAGGCTGGTACTGGTAGTGCAAGTGCAAGGATGATgacgatgaagaagaagaagaagacgacaaagacgaagacgaagactCCAATGACAAGGCAGGGAAGGAGCCACAGCCACCTCTCTGCTGAAACTGAAGCCAGCAGCAGCTCTCGCATCTGG GCAACCATACGCGAAGGCTTTAAGCAAGTTCTTCCATGGAGCAAGAAGCCCAAGAAAGAAGGCTCGTAG